A genomic segment from Stappia indica encodes:
- the cls gene encoding cardiolipin synthase encodes MIRDFDLAEALVANLPIIAALTFALYTLAAVCAVREVLHSRTSQGSIAWLLSLLFLPFPTAFLYLVFGWKRFEDYGEVRTYAGRATRAARAGELRLADATTSTSWPVLTRIAQIPFLAGNSVELLVDGPDTFDSIFAGIARARHEVLVQFFIIRDDGLGQRLAEVLTERAEAGVRVHVLYDDVGSKGLPRSYRRRLRKAGVQIAGFNQRHKWLRFTGPMRLNYRNHRKIVVVDGETAWVGGHNVGDEYVGLSKEFGHWRDTHVKAAGPAAIACALSFCEDWHWATGTPIRPYLPVPIPQPGDEPVLVMPTGPADRFDDCAIAFSEVIARARERLWIVSPYFVPEEAIQTALMAASMRGVDVRILLPEKADHRLVWLASYAHADDMVDYGIKVYRYTSGFLHQKVILVDEALAGIGTVNFDSRSFHINFEVTLWFTHERSIGKVERMLERDFANARPTTPEDLEVRSFAFRLIAQAARLFSPIL; translated from the coding sequence CCTTCGCGCTGTATACGCTCGCTGCCGTCTGCGCGGTGCGCGAGGTGCTGCATTCGCGCACCTCGCAGGGCTCGATCGCCTGGCTGCTGTCGCTGCTGTTCCTGCCCTTCCCCACCGCCTTCCTCTACCTCGTCTTCGGCTGGAAGCGGTTCGAAGACTATGGCGAGGTCCGCACCTATGCCGGCCGCGCCACCCGTGCGGCGCGCGCCGGCGAGCTGCGGCTGGCCGATGCCACCACCAGCACCAGCTGGCCGGTGCTCACCCGCATCGCCCAGATCCCGTTTCTCGCCGGCAATTCGGTCGAGTTGCTGGTCGACGGCCCGGACACGTTCGACTCGATCTTCGCCGGCATCGCCAGGGCGCGGCACGAGGTCCTGGTGCAGTTCTTCATCATCCGCGACGACGGGCTCGGCCAGCGGCTGGCCGAGGTGCTGACCGAGCGCGCCGAGGCGGGTGTGCGCGTCCACGTCCTTTACGACGACGTCGGCTCCAAGGGCCTGCCGCGCAGCTATCGCCGCCGGTTGCGCAAGGCGGGCGTCCAGATCGCCGGCTTCAACCAGCGCCACAAGTGGCTGCGCTTCACCGGCCCGATGCGCCTCAACTACCGCAACCATCGCAAGATCGTCGTGGTGGACGGCGAGACCGCCTGGGTCGGCGGGCACAATGTGGGCGACGAGTATGTCGGCCTGTCGAAGGAATTCGGCCACTGGCGCGACACCCATGTGAAGGCCGCGGGACCTGCGGCCATCGCCTGCGCCCTCTCCTTCTGCGAGGACTGGCACTGGGCGACCGGCACGCCGATCCGCCCCTATCTGCCGGTGCCGATCCCCCAGCCGGGCGACGAGCCGGTGCTGGTCATGCCGACGGGCCCGGCCGACCGGTTCGACGACTGCGCCATCGCCTTTTCCGAAGTCATCGCCCGGGCGCGCGAGCGGCTGTGGATCGTCAGTCCGTATTTCGTGCCGGAAGAAGCCATCCAGACCGCGCTGATGGCCGCGTCCATGCGCGGCGTCGACGTGCGCATCCTGCTGCCCGAAAAGGCCGACCACCGGCTGGTCTGGCTGGCGAGCTACGCCCATGCCGACGACATGGTCGACTACGGCATCAAGGTCTATCGCTACACCTCCGGCTTCCTGCACCAGAAGGTGATCCTGGTCGACGAGGCGCTCGCCGGCATCGGCACCGTGAACTTCGATTCCCGCTCCTTCCACATCAATTTCGAGGTGACGCTGTGGTTCACCCACGAGCGCTCCATCGGCAAGGTGGAGCGGATGCTGGAGCGCGATTTCGCCAATGCGCGGCCGACGACGCCGGAGGATCTGGAGGTGCGCTCCTTCGCCTTCCGCCTGATCGCCCAGGCCGCGCGGCTGTTCTCTCCGATCCTTTGA